Proteins encoded in a region of the Solanum dulcamara chromosome 9, daSolDulc1.2, whole genome shotgun sequence genome:
- the LOC129902424 gene encoding uncharacterized protein LOC129902424 isoform X2 — protein MDRYQKVEKPRVDTPIDANEIRITSQGRMRSYITYAMTLLQEKESEEIVFKAMGRAINKTVTIVELIKRRIVGLHQVTSITSTDITDTWEPLEEGLLPLETTRHVSMITIILSKKELDKDAVGYQPPLPADQVKVSTDFDYDGGSPSGGRRGRGGRGRGRSRGFPGNGFMPAEYDDGGYERNRSYGRGRGRGRGRSFRGRGRGGYNGPQDAQQDGGFYNQEAPMQGRGRGRGRGTRGRGRGFRSNGPIQGGGA, from the exons ATGGATCGGTACCAGAAAGTGGAGAAGCCAAGGGTTGACACACCTATTGATGCGAATGAGATTCGGATTACTAGCCAGGGGAGGATGCGAAGCTATATCACCTATGCTATGACCTTGCTTCAG GAGAAAGAATCAGAGGAGATTGTGTTCAAGGCAATGGGCAGGGCAATCAACAAAACAGTGACAATTGTGGAATTGATTAAG AGGAGAATTGTTGGTCTTCACCAAGTAACATCTATTACATCCACAGATATTACTGATACATGGGAACCCCTTGAAGAAGGCCTCCTGCC TCTCGAGACCACCAGGCATGTCTCAATGATCACAATTATTCTCTCCAAAAAGGAGCTGGATAAGGATGCTGTGGG GTACCAACCACCATTGCCAGCAGACCAGGTGAAAGTGTCAACAGATTTTGACTATGATGGAG GATCTCCTAGTGGTGGACGAAGAGGCCGTGGTGGTAGAGGAAGGGGAAGGTCCAGAGGCTTTCCAG GAAATGGATTTATGCCGGCTGAGTACGATGATGGTGGGTATGAGCGCAATCGGAGCTATGGTAGGGGTAGGGGTCGAGGCAGAGGTCGTAGCTTCCGTGGCCGTGGAAGGGGAGGGTACAATGGTCCGCAGGATGCCCAGCAAGATGGTGGCTTTTACAATCAAGAAGCCCCCATGCAGGGACGAG GCCGTGGCCGTGGAAGGGGAACTCGCGGTAGGGGACGTGGATTCAGATCTAATGGGCCGATCCAAGGCGGTGGTGCTTAA
- the LOC129902424 gene encoding uncharacterized protein LOC129902424 isoform X1, with translation MDRYQKVEKPRVDTPIDANEIRITSQGRMRSYITYAMTLLQEKESEEIVFKAMGRAINKTVTIVELIKRRIVGLHQVTSITSTDITDTWEPLEEGLLPLETTRHVSMITIILSKKELDKDAVGYQPPLPADQVKVSTDFDYDGEGSPSGGRRGRGGRGRGRSRGFPGNGFMPAEYDDGGYERNRSYGRGRGRGRGRSFRGRGRGGYNGPQDAQQDGGFYNQEAPMQGRGRGRGRGTRGRGRGFRSNGPIQGGGA, from the exons ATGGATCGGTACCAGAAAGTGGAGAAGCCAAGGGTTGACACACCTATTGATGCGAATGAGATTCGGATTACTAGCCAGGGGAGGATGCGAAGCTATATCACCTATGCTATGACCTTGCTTCAG GAGAAAGAATCAGAGGAGATTGTGTTCAAGGCAATGGGCAGGGCAATCAACAAAACAGTGACAATTGTGGAATTGATTAAG AGGAGAATTGTTGGTCTTCACCAAGTAACATCTATTACATCCACAGATATTACTGATACATGGGAACCCCTTGAAGAAGGCCTCCTGCC TCTCGAGACCACCAGGCATGTCTCAATGATCACAATTATTCTCTCCAAAAAGGAGCTGGATAAGGATGCTGTGGG GTACCAACCACCATTGCCAGCAGACCAGGTGAAAGTGTCAACAGATTTTGACTATGATGGAG AAGGATCTCCTAGTGGTGGACGAAGAGGCCGTGGTGGTAGAGGAAGGGGAAGGTCCAGAGGCTTTCCAG GAAATGGATTTATGCCGGCTGAGTACGATGATGGTGGGTATGAGCGCAATCGGAGCTATGGTAGGGGTAGGGGTCGAGGCAGAGGTCGTAGCTTCCGTGGCCGTGGAAGGGGAGGGTACAATGGTCCGCAGGATGCCCAGCAAGATGGTGGCTTTTACAATCAAGAAGCCCCCATGCAGGGACGAG GCCGTGGCCGTGGAAGGGGAACTCGCGGTAGGGGACGTGGATTCAGATCTAATGGGCCGATCCAAGGCGGTGGTGCTTAA